One Candidatus Methylacidiphilales bacterium DNA window includes the following coding sequences:
- the crcB gene encoding fluoride efflux transporter CrcB — protein MTWRDYFWIGLGSGLGGVFRVFLSRFFDRVVYSYPWGTFWVNFIGCFLIGWLWMSYGVKLAVPRYDVGWNLIASGFLGGFTTFSTFTLQAAELWSEGQWTLSIVYSVVTCGACIFGVALGMLVGGIRIGG, from the coding sequence ATGACATGGCGAGACTACTTTTGGATTGGCTTGGGAAGTGGGCTAGGAGGAGTTTTTCGCGTTTTTTTATCGCGTTTCTTTGATCGAGTTGTATACAGCTATCCGTGGGGCACGTTTTGGGTGAACTTTATTGGTTGCTTTTTGATAGGCTGGCTCTGGATGAGCTATGGGGTAAAGTTAGCTGTGCCACGCTACGATGTGGGGTGGAATTTGATCGCTTCGGGGTTCCTTGGAGGCTTCACTACTTTTTCTACCTTTACATTGCAAGCTGCGGAGTTGTGGAGTGAGGGGCAGTGGACTCTTTCGATAGTGTATTCAGTGGTGACCTGCGGAGCTTGTATTTTTGGAGTGGCGCTAGGGATGTTAGTCGGTGGGATACGGATCGGAGGCTGA
- a CDS encoding ATP-binding protein has protein sequence MSASFFSRLIRKIDRLSPQEVRDYIKRLTSEKGFLETIFNTLLEGVLVLDAQGHILYANRRSLEIFGLRDQPDKLQGQPIQRYLRELNWPELLGQGNALTREIEIHYPDHRYLKFYLVPVEQDAPQKSYAAIFYDITSQQQATRENIESEKINALTLLAAGVAHELGNPLNSLQIHIQLIERELKKISIPAKTAQSIETVKNELQRLNGIIDRFLRAIRPSSANLQLTPLHPVLREALEFMKHEIENRDVILEEEYASNIPPLLLDAEQLKQALYNLVKNSLQAMPAGGILRICTRLTERHVEILIQDNGAGIAPENLPRLFEPYFTTKESGSGLGLLIVKRIVNEHHGELQIESRLGSGTTVKILLPLPDQRFIPLPPSAPPTALLKASASDPYPTD, from the coding sequence ATGTCAGCATCATTCTTCAGCCGCCTAATTCGGAAAATCGACCGCCTAAGCCCTCAAGAAGTCCGCGACTACATCAAGCGGCTTACCTCCGAAAAAGGGTTTCTAGAAACAATCTTCAACACATTGCTAGAAGGCGTGCTCGTTCTCGATGCACAAGGCCACATCCTCTATGCCAACCGCCGCAGCCTAGAAATCTTCGGCCTCCGCGACCAGCCTGATAAACTTCAAGGCCAACCCATCCAACGATACCTACGTGAGCTCAACTGGCCGGAATTACTCGGCCAAGGCAACGCCCTCACTCGTGAAATCGAAATCCACTACCCAGACCACCGCTACCTCAAATTCTACCTCGTGCCCGTTGAGCAGGACGCCCCGCAGAAATCATACGCCGCTATCTTCTACGACATCACTTCCCAACAACAAGCAACCCGAGAAAATATCGAATCGGAAAAAATCAATGCTCTCACCCTTCTCGCTGCCGGCGTCGCCCATGAGCTTGGAAATCCTCTCAACTCCCTCCAAATCCATATCCAACTCATCGAACGAGAGCTAAAAAAAATCTCTATCCCAGCGAAGACTGCCCAGTCTATCGAAACCGTTAAAAACGAACTCCAGCGTCTCAATGGAATTATCGACCGCTTTCTGCGTGCCATACGCCCATCCTCGGCCAATCTCCAACTCACCCCATTGCACCCAGTCCTCCGCGAAGCTCTTGAATTCATGAAGCATGAAATCGAAAATCGCGATGTCATTCTCGAAGAGGAATACGCCTCAAATATCCCCCCTCTCCTCCTAGACGCAGAACAACTCAAACAAGCCCTTTATAACCTCGTCAAAAACTCTCTCCAAGCTATGCCCGCCGGAGGCATCCTCAGAATCTGCACCCGCCTTACCGAGCGACACGTCGAAATTCTGATCCAAGACAATGGCGCTGGCATCGCCCCAGAAAACCTACCACGCCTTTTTGAACCCTATTTTACAACAAAAGAAAGCGGATCCGGTCTCGGCCTTTTAATCGTCAAGCGCATCGTAAATGAACACCACGGTGAACTCCAAATCGAAAGCCGCCTCGGCTCTGGCACCACTGTAAAAATACTCCTTCCTCTTCCCGATCAACGATTCATCCCACTGCCCCCTTCTGCTCCACCTACAGCCTTGCTGAAGGCTTCAGCCTCCGATCCGTATCCCACCGACTAA
- a CDS encoding DUF1844 domain-containing protein translates to MSELSAREISQRFRQFVMMQAQNILYVLGRVAGPDGVAPPPNLSAAKLLIDQLEMIEAKTKGNLSHEEAALLSNVLSEVRLVFVEASGGISPGMIPSRSMPDDEGDEEEPRRPTSAAPKASSRNEGGQAPISPQASSRQTESREPSSEFPSRRKFFKSYG, encoded by the coding sequence ATGAGTGAACTGAGTGCTCGTGAGATTTCGCAGAGGTTTAGGCAATTTGTCATGATGCAAGCCCAGAATATTTTGTATGTGCTTGGTCGTGTAGCTGGGCCGGATGGTGTGGCGCCTCCACCAAATCTATCTGCGGCGAAGCTGTTGATAGATCAACTCGAAATGATTGAGGCCAAGACCAAGGGGAACCTTTCACATGAGGAAGCAGCTTTATTGAGTAATGTGTTGTCGGAAGTGCGCCTTGTCTTTGTGGAAGCTTCTGGCGGGATTTCTCCCGGGATGATTCCGAGCCGTTCGATGCCTGATGATGAGGGGGATGAGGAGGAACCTCGTCGACCTACATCTGCAGCGCCTAAGGCGTCTTCTCGAAATGAAGGGGGACAGGCTCCCATATCTCCTCAAGCTTCTTCGCGTCAAACGGAATCTAGGGAGCCATCGAGTGAATTTCCGAGCCGTCGTAAGTTTTTCAAGAGCTACGGATGA